GCATCACGTAAATCGACTTCAAACATTGGGGTGTCATTACTTGCATCTTTCAACGCTAATGTGAGAATGCCGTATTCTTCGAGGATATTACTAATGGATTCTGCACTAACAGGCTTTTGTATAAAGTCGAGTGCACCTAGAGCTTTGACTCGCTCATGGGCTTTAATTTGAATATCACCAGACACCACGATGACCAGCGCGGGTAAGTCTTCTTTTTGAATGGCTTCTAATACTTCATAACCGTCCATAACAGGCATATTAAGGTCGAGAAATACTATCTCGCCTTTACCTGCTCGAATAACCTCGAGTCCTTCAGCGCCATTGGTGGCATAACTGATATCAACGTCCCATTCTTTGGGCAAGGTTCGGGCCATTTGCTTTCTGGCTAATCCTGAGTCATCGCATATCAAAATAGGAATAGTCATAGAGACTGATGATCCTTTTACAGGGTTATTATTATTGAGTGTAGTCGACAAATTTATTAATCGAACATATTCCATTAAGCAACAGTGAGTTAGCTATTGAAATGGTCACTTTAGTGCATCCTACATTTATTAAACAATATTTTACAACTTATTGCTGACAATTAGCATTAAAATTCGACAGTTTTTTGGCGTTTGTCGTTATTTTGTATCTTTTATGGCAGTTTTTTATGTTGTGGTGGTTACATCTGTTTGGGGTTGGTGTTTTTTGTTGTTTGATTTGGTTAAATTTTTTATGGATTTAATAATGGTTAACTATTCGCCAAATTGCCTATGTGTGATAACTTGCAATCTGGACTGACCAGTAAAGGATGAACCATGGATAATAAACTCGTTGAGTTAAAGGTTGAAAATGGCATTGCCCATGTCATGTTAAATAGGCCTGATAAATACAATGCATTAAATATTGAATTATTTCAGGCTATAGATAAAACCATCAACAAACTACATAAGAATAAATCAGTAAAAGTGGTTATTTTATCGGGTGCTGAAGGTAATTTTAGTTCAGGTTTGGATGTGAAAAGTGTGTCTAAATCGATTATGCCAGCGTTGAAATTATTATTTAAGTGGTTACCAGGTAATGCTAATTTGGCTCAAAGGGTATCATTGGGTTGGCAAAAATTGCCTATCCCTGTTATCGCGGTTATCGAAGGTTTTTGTTATGGCGGCGGGGTACAAATTGCCCTAGGTGCAGACTTTAGATTTGCGAGTAAAGATGCGCAGTTATCTATAATGGAATCTAAATGGGGACTATTACCTGACATGGCGGGGCTTGCAGGGTTAAGGCAAATCATGCCTAAAGATAAGGCGCTACAGCTGACGTATACCGCAGATATTATTAGTGCCGATAAAGCCTTAGAGTTTGGTTTGGTTACCGAAGTGTATGAAAACCCGCATCAGCAAGCCTTGTTATTTGCCGAAAAGCTCATGCAACGTTCGCCTGATACCAATGCCGCTGTAAAGCTGAGTATTAACAATAACTGGTCGGGGACGTTACGCAGTTTATTAAGCCGTGAATCTTTGAGCCAAATTCGCTTACTTGTGGGAAAAAATCGTAGTATTGCTGGGCATAGAGAAATCAAAAAATCTGACAAACCTTATCAAAATAGGCAGTCAGGCTGGTAGCTAGATTCAGGGTTTAAGATTTAAACTACAATTTTGAGGTAACTTCAATCGCTATAGATATATTTTAATGTTTTGAGTATTTAGCGAGTTTAAAGAATTTATGCTGGTGCAATAATTCCTTGCTAAGATCATGGCTAATACCTATATATTTTATGAGATAGAGACATGCGTGGTTTTTTGAGAAGTTATTGTGGAGTAGCCGGCTTTCAGTAACCGTTGGAGTGGTAGCCTGTGTTGTCGGGGCTTTGGTTATTTTTGCTGTTGGCATAAAAGATGTTGTCCATTTACTCGAGTTACTTTGGAACTATCTCATTAGCGGCAGTCATGAAATTCGCAATGACATCATTATGGTGGTGGTCGAGATATTGGATACCTTCTTACTGGGATCGGTGATGCTGATTTTTGCTTTTGGCCTTTACGAGCTATTTATTAGTGATTTAAAAAATGCCAATGACACTAATAGTGGTGGTCGAATTTTAGTGATTAGCAGTATCGACTCCCTAAAAAGTAAATTAGGTAAAGTGATATTGATGATGTTGATTATAAAGGTTTTTTCTTACTTTACTGAGATGAAGCCTGAGTCGATGTTAGATTTATTGTATATGGGTATCATTGTGGTACTTGTTGCACTGTCACTGATGCTGAGCAAAGATAAAAAAGAGTAAAAACCACCGAAGTGAGATGTTGGCTGCACTAGCGGCCAACAATTTTACGGGCAAATCCTTCAATATATTCCATTGCTTCTTCCCAGCCCCCTAGATTATTCAGATCTAACTGCATAATGTATTGACGGTAAAGTTGACTCGACTTGATTTCATTTTGCTGCTTTCGGTCTTTAGCTTCAGAAATTGACACTTGGTTGGCATTCGCTGACTGTAAATCCAAAACTGGAATATCGAGTTCCTTTAACTGCATAGCAATGGACAAGTCACGGCTTTGTTCATCAACTAATTGTTCGAATTCTCGGTAAGGGTTAATCACTACCAGCAAATCAGGTTTAGCTAGCTTGTCTTGGTGAAGAAGGTTAACCACCATTCCTGCACTATCGTCAGTTGCGATTAAAATGCGTTTTCCTGGGAATTGTGCACCAATATCATCCAGCTCGGCTAAGCACTCGTTCATTATATTTTGTTGAAAGTTTCTCAATTCTAAAAGCTGACTAGAACTGTATTTAGGAGTCACTTGGTGAGGATCTAATGCAATTTGTTTTTCACCTGCTTTAGTTACTTGATCAACAGAGGTAGCAAAATTGGGACGATATAACCCTTCTGTGGGTTTTAAGCTGATACTTGCCCAGCCTTTTGCTGGAATCTCTTGCCGTAAATAACGGACAAAACCTCGACCACTGGCTTGAGTGTCGGAAGGTCCAACGACAACGACTGCGCCGCGCTGTTTTTTACCTTGCCATGGTTTAACTAATATTTCGATGGTTTTATCTTGGACGGTTATTTGTTGCTTTTCGCTGTTACTGATTGGGGTAAAAATACTTTCGGATAATAAGCTGGCACTCACTAAGCTTGTACTGATTAAACGATTACTAATTAAAGCTGAACTGTGGGCATTGAATGATACTAAGCTCAGCAATATAAGTAAGCCGATAACAATCAACGTGCTGGATTGAGAGTGAAAAGGCTGCCTAGTGATTTTAGCTAGCTCAGTTAGCTGAATTAGCTTTGTTAGTCGAATTAGTCTCATCGCGATAACTTATACAAAACCTGTAGGATAAATACAAAAAAGCCCTGTACTGCATAAGAAGTTCAGGGCTTTTTACTTCGTGTTAGCAGTGTATTATACGTGGCTAACTAATACCATTCTAATAGCATCTAGCTGGTATTGGCTGTCATCAATATAGCCATTCAGTTCCGCCATTTGATTACGAATGTAATCTAGCTCTGAGTCGCGAATGTTCGGGTTAACCGCTTTAAGTGCTTCTAAACGTGATAACTCGCCATTGAGTTGCAGGGTCATTTTTTCACGTGCTTGTGTCACTAATTCAGCTAAAGCCGCTTGTGCTTGTGCTTCACCTTTGGCAAGCAACGGATGCAAGATAGGCTGCGATGCGTTAACAAGTTTACTGGCAATATGACGATTCACAGCGCTAAGTTGTTTATCAAAGCTTGCATAGTCGACCTTGTCGGCAAGGTTTAAACCATTTTTATCCAATAACACGCGAATAGGTGTTGGCGGCATATAACGGTATAGCTGCGATGATTTAGGGGCTGTCACATCTGCCATATAAATCAGTTCTAAGAACAAGGTGCCAGCAGGTAATGCTTTGTTTTTAAGCACAGCTACACTGGTGGTGCCAGTTTCAGAGTCAGTGATTAAATCTAATGCAGTTTGCACCAACGGATGCTCTTGAGAGATAAAAGCAATATCATCACGAGAAAGCGCGGTTTCACGGTCAAAGGTCACTGACACACCATCTTCAGGTAACCCTGGGTAAGATGGGAATAGCATGTGTTCACTTGGGCGTAAAACGATTGAGTTCTCACCGCGATCTTCTTGATCTACACCGATAATGTCCCATAAACGGATAACAGAGCCGATTAAGTGAGTATCTGAATCTCGCTCAGCTAAACGCTCAACTAACTTTTTAGACTGCTCGCCGCCATGAGAATTGATTTCTAGTAACTTATCACGCCCTTGCTCCATCGCCTGTTTAAGCTCTTGGTAACGGCTTTGAGTGTGATTAAGCAATTGTGTCATTAACTCTGGGTCAGAATCATTAAGCACTGCAGTTAACTCATCAGCAAATTCTGAGTAAAGCACATGCCCACTTGGACAAGTGAGTTCGAATGAATTTAGACCTTGGTGATACCAATTCATTAAACGCTCTTGCGCCGTGTCCTTTAAGTAAGGCAGGTGAATTTGAATATCATTTTGCTGACCGATACGGTCTAAGCGACCGATACGTTGTTCCAGTAAGTCTGGGTTTAATGGCAAATCGAATAACACAAGGTGACTGGCAAACTGGAAGTTACGACCTTCAGATCCAATTTCAGAACAAATTAATGCCTGAGCGCCGCCTTCTTCTTGAGCAAAATAAGCACCGGCTTTGTCACGTTCGATAATGGACATGCCTTCATGGAATACGGTTGCTTGAATACCTTCACGAGTACGCAAAGCTTCTTCAAGGCTTAAAGCTGTTTCGGCTTGGCTAGCAATAATCAGCACTTTTTTGCTGCGATGTTCTTTTAAGAAATCGATTAACCAATCAACGCGCGGATCAAACTTCCACCAACTGGCACTGTCACTTTCAAACGCTTGGTATAGCTTTTCAGGACTCAGTGATTGCTTGGCTTGATCTTGAGGTGACTTTTTAGAGCCCATCATGGCATTAACACGCTCAGCAGTAACATACTCCTGCGGCATCGCTAATGGATGTGGGTTAAAGAACCTTTGCGGGAAACCACTGACAGATGCGCGGCTATTACGATACAAAATACGGCCCGTACCATGACGGTCGAGTAATTCTTGCAATAACTCTTCGCGAGCGGTCTGTTTAACGTCATCAGCAACATCTTCAGCTTGAATTACATTGATGCTAGGCATAATGTCTTTTTCGCTAAGAAGCTCAGTTAAGCTATTTATGGCACTATCAGCTAGTTTAGTGTTGGCGGTAAGCGCTTCTGCGGCTTCAGCCACACTTTGGTAGCTTTTCTCTTCTTCAAGAAATGCTTCGTAATCGTAGAAACGATCAGGGTCGAGTAAACGTAAACGGGCAAAGTGACTTTGATGGCCGAGCTGATCTGGGGTCGCGGTTAATAGTAAGACACCTGGCACTTCTTCACTTAAAGCTTCAACGATTTGATAAGCGCGACTTGGGGCAGTTTCGCTCCACTCAAGGTGATGGGCTTCATCAACCACCATTAAGTCCCAATCAGCATCGATAGCTTGTTCTAAACGACGTTTTTTACGTAATAGCTCAAGCGAACAAATGACTAATTGTTCTGTATAAAACGGGTTGTCATTATCGGCGTAAGCTTCAACACAGCGGTCTTCATCAAAGATTGAAAACTTTAAGTTAAAGCGGCGTAGCATTTCGACCAACCACTGATGGCGTAATGTGTCAGGCACAATCACTAAAATACGCTCAGCGCGGCCAGTAAGTAGTTGCTGGTGAATAATCAAACCTGCTTCAATGGTTTTACCCAAACCAACTTCATCGGCCAGTAAAACACGTGGAGCATAACGACGACCGACTTCGTGAGCAATCCACTGCTGGTGCGGGATTAAACCGACACGAGGACCTTGCTGACCCAGTAAATCAGAGGTGGCTAATTTATGGCGTAAAAGCTGGCTTTGATAGCGAATACCAAAACGTTCTAAACGGTCAATTTGGCCTGCAAATAAGCGGTCTTGTGGCTTATTAAAACGAATATTGTGGTTCAACAAGGTTTCACGTAAACGAACACTTTCATTTGTTTCACTGTGAATGCCGATATAGGTCACTAAACCATCTTTTTCTTCGACTTCATTGACGGTAAGTTTCCAGCCTTCATGGCTTTCAATTGAGTCACCTGGATTAAAAATAACACGAGTTAATGGAGCTTCATCGCGTGAAAACAGACGGTTTTCATCAGCGGCAGCAAACAGTACTGTAACCATGCGTCCTTCGACTGCGACTACGGTACCTAAACCAAGTTCTGACTCGGTATCACTAATCCAACGTTGACCTAAAGCAAACGGCATTTTTTACTCTCATTCGGAACAGATATATACAAAGGGCGCGTATGTTATAACAAACGCTACTAGATTTAAATTCTAGCAGCGATTTAAATATTCATGATGGGCAATTTTATTTAGCTAGAGCTGAATTTGACACATTATTGTCATCTCAATGACATCTTTCCCCCCCTAAACTGACCCTGTATACATCCGATTAACTATTGAGAGTTAGTAAATTTGCTGGCATAGTTTAATTGTGCACTGATGGAGATTATCTATCGTTGTAAGTTTATTATGTATTTAATATCAGGAGTTTAAATTGGATTAATCCCTTAGTTACCCCTATGCATTGAGCACTCTGGAGGCGCCATGGAACATAACGACAGAAAGTTGTTTGTACTGGATACCAATGTGTTACTGCATGAACCTTTAGCGATATATTCGTTTAAGGAACATGACGTAATCATTCCAATGACAGTGTTAGAAGAGTTAGACAATATTAAGGACAGAAAGCACGACATTAGTCGTGACGCGCGAGTCGCCATTAGGGCGTTAGAAGATATTCTCGGAGGGAAAACTTCACCAGAACAAATTCTTAACGGTGTTTCACTCCCCAGCCGCGAAGGCCATTTAGACGTTTCAGGCAGCTTATCCATTTTTCCAGACCATCAAATCGACTTTACAACTGGCACCTTACCCGGTGATAACAACGATAACCGCATCATTAATACCGCACTTCACCTCCAAAAATTACATCATCCAAGGCAGGTTGTACTCGTTACTAAAGACATTAATATGCGACTTAAAGCGAAAGGTGCAGGTATTGAGAGGGTGGAAGACTATCGCACCGATCAGTTAATTGATGACATTCGTTTTCTTGCCAAAGGTTTTTATCAGTTCGACGGTGATTTTTGGGGCAATGTCGATAAAGTCTCAACCGATCGTGTTGGTGGTAAAACCGTTCACCAAGTGAATATTGATGAAGTGGGTAACGAGCCTTTTTACAAAAACCAGTATTTGATTGATGAAGATACCGAGTTTTGCGGTAAGGTTGCTAGTCGCACTGAAACACACCTTAATATTATTGATTATGGCCGTGATCGCTTAGAGCACTTGCAAGCTTGGGGAATTAAACCGAAAAATATCTATCAAGGTATGGCGTTAAATGCCTTACTTGACCCTGAAATCGACTTGGTAATTCTCACAGGTCCAGCAGGTTGTGGTAAAACCTTAATCGCGATGGCTGCAGCACTTGAGTTAGTGGTTGAGAAAAAGCAATACGAGAAGGTTATTGTCACCCGTAATACCCCTGAAATTGCCGAATCCATAGGTTTTTTACCTGGCACCGAAGAAGAGAAAATGGCGCCTTGGTTAGCCGCGATTACGGATACGCTAGAGGTACTACATAAAAACGATGTAAACCCTCAAGGCAGCATGAATTACATCATGGAAAAGGCCAATGTGCAGTTTAAGTCGATAAACTTTATGCGCGGACGCTCTATACAAAACTCGGTGGTGATTTTAGATGAATGCCAAAATCTTACGGCATCTCAAATAAAAACCATGATTACGCGTATGGGGGAGGGGACGAAGTTAGTTTGTTGCGGCAATTTATCCCAGATTGACTCCACTTACTTAACGGCAGTAACCTCAGGACTCACTTATATTGTTGAGCGTTTTAAAGATTTTGACGGTAGCGCTAATATTTATCTTAATGGAGTAGTTCGTTCACGCTTGGCTGAGTTTGCTGAGGAGCATTTATAGTCTTAGTTCTAAGCATAAGGATAAACCACAGTCTCGAAGACTGATGATATGAATCTATAGTCGCTTCAGTATTAAGCCATCTAGCTTGTAGGTGGCTTTTTTATCGCTTTTGAATCAGGGTTTAAACAATAATCGTGAGTTGGTATTACAGGCACAAAAAAACACTGACGTCCGAGCATGCATCAAGAACGGTCAGTGTTGAGTTGCCTACTGATGATTTAAGGCAAGTGCTGATCAAACAGCTTTTTTTTGTTGTTAATTTTTACATCAGCATTAACGTTTATCGCACTGAATCATCAGTGATTAAGCGACGTGAGCCACTGCTTCTTTAACTAAGCGACCAATTTCATCCCATTGACCATCAGCAATCATTTTTGGCGGTAACATCCAAGTGCCACCACAAGCCAGTACCGCAGGAATAGCAAGGTACTTATCAACATTGGCTAAGCTCACGCCGCCTGTTGGCATAAACGATACTGGATATACGGCAGTTAACGCCTTTAGCATTGGAATGCCGCCAGATGGTTCAGCTGGGAAGAACTTAACTGTTTTTAAGCCCATCTCCATAGCTTGCTCAACTAAGCTTGGGTTATTAACTCCAGGAATAATTGGAATGTTTTTATCTAAACAGTACTGAACAATTTTTGGATTAAATCCAGGGCTAACAATAAAATCTACGCCCGAATCGATAGCATCATCCACTTGTTCAGTAGTTAGAATAGTACCAGCACCAATCAACATATCTGGAAAGGCTTCACGCATATTACGAATCGCTTGTGAGGCACAAGCTGTTCTGTAGGTCACTTCAGCGCAATTCATGCCGTTTTCAACTAATGCTTTACCTAGTGGAATTGCATCATCCGCTTTTTCAATCGCGATAACTGGAATGACTTTTAATTGAGATAACTTTTCATTTAATGTTGGCACAATACTTCTCACTTATTACTTGAATTCAAAAGGCTTAACTTAGACCTAACTTAGGCATAGCTTGCGGGCTAATAATTGCGCCTGCATGCTGAATGACGGTTCCTGCTAGTAGATGTCCGGCTTTTGCTGCAGCTTCAGTGCTGCCGCCCGTCAGTCTTTTAGCTAGATAACCTGCGCTAAAAGAATCACCAGCTGCGGTAGTATCAACCACTTTGTCTACTAAAGTGGCTGCTACGCTGATACGTTCATCTGGGGTTATGACTAAACAAGGTTCACTACCAAGTTTGACTACGATCTCAGTGGCACCAAGTGCTTGAGTGCGCGAAATACATTGCTCAATATCGGTATCACCGTATAACGCTTGTTCGTCCTCAAAGGTTAAACATGCAATATCGGTAAATTCCAACATGGTTTTATAGCTTGCTATAGCTTGGGACTTGTCTTGCCATAATTGCGGACGGTAATTATTGTCAAAAATGACTTTGCCGCCTTTTTGTTTGAACTGTTTCAATACATTGAATAATACGGCAAGGCTTTCTGGGGTCAGAATCGCTATTGAAATACCACTTAAATAAATGGCATCAAACTCCAGTAGTGATTTCGCGAGTTGGTTACTGTCAGCTTGTTCAAATAAATACTTGGCGGCAGCTTCATTTCGCCAGTAAAAGAATGAGCGCTCGCCATTATCATCAGTCTCAATGTAATACAAACCTGGCTGCTTACCTTCGACATGTAAAACATGCTCGGTATTGATCCCTTCGGCTTGCCAAGTTGATTTCATTGAACTGCTGAAAGGGTCATGGCCTAATGCCGTAACATAATAGGTCTCTAAATCGGCATCTTGGGTTAGTCGCGCTAAATACAGTGCGGTATTTAATGTGTCTCCACCAAAGTTTTGCGTTAGCATCTCGCCTGATGGCCTTAGCTCAACCATGCATTCGCCAATTATCGCAATTTTTTGATTTTTCATATTCAAGTGCCTATTTAGGATTATCTGTTACTTAAGAAAGTCTTCTCTAGAAGGCGAGAATACATCGACCAGTACACTGTCTTGTTCTAAAGCTACGGCACCATGTTCAAAGTGCTTACGCGCAATGAACGCATCGCCAGGATTCAAAATTTGTTTTTCGCCGTTTATTTGTGCTTCAAATTTACCTTGAACAACATAGCCAATTTGATCGTGGATTTCATGAGTGTGGGGAGTGCCAACAGCACCTTTATCAAAACACACATGAACAACCATTAGATCATCGGTAAAACCAACAATCTTTCTCTTGATCCCTTCTTCAATGACTTCCCATGGATGTTCATCAGCTTTAAAAAATACGTTCATCTTGTTGCTCCAAAGGGTGTTAAAAACATTGCTTATCATCAATATTTGTTTATCATAATGCTTACTTTTGATTTGTAATACAATATGTTTTTATTTGTGTGAGCTAAATCAAGTATTATTTATCGACTGA
This window of the Shewanella goraebulensis genome carries:
- a CDS encoding crotonase/enoyl-CoA hydratase family protein, giving the protein MDNKLVELKVENGIAHVMLNRPDKYNALNIELFQAIDKTINKLHKNKSVKVVILSGAEGNFSSGLDVKSVSKSIMPALKLLFKWLPGNANLAQRVSLGWQKLPIPVIAVIEGFCYGGGVQIALGADFRFASKDAQLSIMESKWGLLPDMAGLAGLRQIMPKDKALQLTYTADIISADKALEFGLVTEVYENPHQQALLFAEKLMQRSPDTNAAVKLSINNNWSGTLRSLLSRESLSQIRLLVGKNRSIAGHREIKKSDKPYQNRQSGW
- a CDS encoding YqhA family protein, yielding MWSSRLSVTVGVVACVVGALVIFAVGIKDVVHLLELLWNYLISGSHEIRNDIIMVVVEILDTFLLGSVMLIFAFGLYELFISDLKNANDTNSGGRILVISSIDSLKSKLGKVILMMLIIKVFSYFTEMKPESMLDLLYMGIIVVLVALSLMLSKDKKE
- a CDS encoding DUF3530 family protein, producing the protein MRLIRLTKLIQLTELAKITRQPFHSQSSTLIVIGLLILLSLVSFNAHSSALISNRLISTSLVSASLLSESIFTPISNSEKQQITVQDKTIEILVKPWQGKKQRGAVVVVGPSDTQASGRGFVRYLRQEIPAKGWASISLKPTEGLYRPNFATSVDQVTKAGEKQIALDPHQVTPKYSSSQLLELRNFQQNIMNECLAELDDIGAQFPGKRILIATDDSAGMVVNLLHQDKLAKPDLLVVINPYREFEQLVDEQSRDLSIAMQLKELDIPVLDLQSANANQVSISEAKDRKQQNEIKSSQLYRQYIMQLDLNNLGGWEEAMEYIEGFARKIVGR
- the rapA gene encoding RNA polymerase-associated protein RapA gives rise to the protein MPFALGQRWISDTESELGLGTVVAVEGRMVTVLFAAADENRLFSRDEAPLTRVIFNPGDSIESHEGWKLTVNEVEEKDGLVTYIGIHSETNESVRLRETLLNHNIRFNKPQDRLFAGQIDRLERFGIRYQSQLLRHKLATSDLLGQQGPRVGLIPHQQWIAHEVGRRYAPRVLLADEVGLGKTIEAGLIIHQQLLTGRAERILVIVPDTLRHQWLVEMLRRFNLKFSIFDEDRCVEAYADNDNPFYTEQLVICSLELLRKKRRLEQAIDADWDLMVVDEAHHLEWSETAPSRAYQIVEALSEEVPGVLLLTATPDQLGHQSHFARLRLLDPDRFYDYEAFLEEEKSYQSVAEAAEALTANTKLADSAINSLTELLSEKDIMPSINVIQAEDVADDVKQTAREELLQELLDRHGTGRILYRNSRASVSGFPQRFFNPHPLAMPQEYVTAERVNAMMGSKKSPQDQAKQSLSPEKLYQAFESDSASWWKFDPRVDWLIDFLKEHRSKKVLIIASQAETALSLEEALRTREGIQATVFHEGMSIIERDKAGAYFAQEEGGAQALICSEIGSEGRNFQFASHLVLFDLPLNPDLLEQRIGRLDRIGQQNDIQIHLPYLKDTAQERLMNWYHQGLNSFELTCPSGHVLYSEFADELTAVLNDSDPELMTQLLNHTQSRYQELKQAMEQGRDKLLEINSHGGEQSKKLVERLAERDSDTHLIGSVIRLWDIIGVDQEDRGENSIVLRPSEHMLFPSYPGLPEDGVSVTFDRETALSRDDIAFISQEHPLVQTALDLITDSETGTTSVAVLKNKALPAGTLFLELIYMADVTAPKSSQLYRYMPPTPIRVLLDKNGLNLADKVDYASFDKQLSAVNRHIASKLVNASQPILHPLLAKGEAQAQAALAELVTQAREKMTLQLNGELSRLEALKAVNPNIRDSELDYIRNQMAELNGYIDDSQYQLDAIRMVLVSHV
- a CDS encoding PhoH family protein — its product is MEHNDRKLFVLDTNVLLHEPLAIYSFKEHDVIIPMTVLEELDNIKDRKHDISRDARVAIRALEDILGGKTSPEQILNGVSLPSREGHLDVSGSLSIFPDHQIDFTTGTLPGDNNDNRIINTALHLQKLHHPRQVVLVTKDINMRLKAKGAGIERVEDYRTDQLIDDIRFLAKGFYQFDGDFWGNVDKVSTDRVGGKTVHQVNIDEVGNEPFYKNQYLIDEDTEFCGKVASRTETHLNIIDYGRDRLEHLQAWGIKPKNIYQGMALNALLDPEIDLVILTGPAGCGKTLIAMAAALELVVEKKQYEKVIVTRNTPEIAESIGFLPGTEEEKMAPWLAAITDTLEVLHKNDVNPQGSMNYIMEKANVQFKSINFMRGRSIQNSVVILDECQNLTASQIKTMITRMGEGTKLVCCGNLSQIDSTYLTAVTSGLTYIVERFKDFDGSANIYLNGVVRSRLAEFAEEHL
- a CDS encoding bifunctional 4-hydroxy-2-oxoglutarate aldolase/2-dehydro-3-deoxy-phosphogluconate aldolase, producing the protein MPTLNEKLSQLKVIPVIAIEKADDAIPLGKALVENGMNCAEVTYRTACASQAIRNMREAFPDMLIGAGTILTTEQVDDAIDSGVDFIVSPGFNPKIVQYCLDKNIPIIPGVNNPSLVEQAMEMGLKTVKFFPAEPSGGIPMLKALTAVYPVSFMPTGGVSLANVDKYLAIPAVLACGGTWMLPPKMIADGQWDEIGRLVKEAVAHVA
- the kdgK gene encoding 2-dehydro-3-deoxygluconokinase, which gives rise to MKNQKIAIIGECMVELRPSGEMLTQNFGGDTLNTALYLARLTQDADLETYYVTALGHDPFSSSMKSTWQAEGINTEHVLHVEGKQPGLYYIETDDNGERSFFYWRNEAAAKYLFEQADSNQLAKSLLEFDAIYLSGISIAILTPESLAVLFNVLKQFKQKGGKVIFDNNYRPQLWQDKSQAIASYKTMLEFTDIACLTFEDEQALYGDTDIEQCISRTQALGATEIVVKLGSEPCLVITPDERISVAATLVDKVVDTTAAGDSFSAGYLAKRLTGGSTEAAAKAGHLLAGTVIQHAGAIISPQAMPKLGLS
- a CDS encoding cupin domain-containing protein — translated: MNVFFKADEHPWEVIEEGIKRKIVGFTDDLMVVHVCFDKGAVGTPHTHEIHDQIGYVVQGKFEAQINGEKQILNPGDAFIARKHFEHGAVALEQDSVLVDVFSPSREDFLK